From one Variovorax sp. PBL-H6 genomic stretch:
- the cysW gene encoding sulfate ABC transporter permease subunit CysW: protein MSSSRTVRRAQAGTTEAPWVRFTLIGLALAFMFLFLVLPLAAVATEALRKGLDAYLDALKEPDAWSAIRLTLITAAIAVPMNLVFGVAAAWAIAKFEFRGKALLTTLVDLPFAVSPVVAGLIYVLVFGAQGWFGPWLAAHDIKIVFAVPGIVLATVFVTFPFIARELIPLMQAQGTEEEQAAIVLGATGWQTFRRVTLPNIKWGLLYGVILCNARAMGEFGAVSVVSGHIRGQTNTMPLHVEVLYNEYQSVAAFSVASLLAILALVTLVIKSVIEWRHEREMKALAELPPEQPLSAAST, encoded by the coding sequence ATGAGCAGCAGCCGAACCGTTCGCCGCGCCCAGGCCGGCACCACCGAAGCGCCCTGGGTTCGCTTCACGCTGATCGGCCTGGCGCTCGCCTTCATGTTCCTGTTCCTCGTGCTGCCGCTGGCCGCGGTCGCCACCGAGGCCTTGCGCAAGGGACTCGACGCGTACCTCGACGCCCTGAAGGAGCCCGATGCCTGGAGCGCCATCCGCCTCACGCTGATCACCGCCGCCATCGCGGTGCCGATGAACCTGGTCTTCGGCGTGGCCGCCGCCTGGGCCATCGCCAAGTTCGAGTTCCGCGGCAAGGCGCTGCTGACCACGCTGGTCGATCTTCCCTTCGCAGTGTCGCCGGTGGTCGCGGGCCTGATCTACGTGCTGGTCTTCGGCGCGCAGGGCTGGTTCGGCCCTTGGCTCGCGGCGCACGACATCAAGATCGTCTTTGCCGTGCCCGGCATCGTGCTGGCCACCGTCTTCGTGACCTTCCCCTTCATCGCGCGCGAGCTGATCCCGCTGATGCAGGCCCAGGGCACCGAGGAGGAGCAGGCCGCCATCGTGCTCGGCGCGACCGGCTGGCAAACCTTCCGGCGCGTGACGCTGCCCAACATCAAGTGGGGGCTGCTGTACGGCGTGATCCTGTGCAACGCGCGCGCCATGGGCGAGTTCGGCGCGGTGTCGGTGGTTTCGGGCCACATCCGCGGCCAGACGAACACCATGCCGCTGCACGTCGAAGTGCTCTACAACGAATACCAGTCGGTGGCCGCCTTCTCGGTCGCCTCGCTGCTGGCCATCCTGGCGCTCGTCACGCTGGTCATCAAGTCGGTCATCGAATGGCGCCACGAGCGCGAGATGAAGGCCCTGGCCGAACTGCCGCCCGAGCAGCCGCTGTCCGCCGCCAGCACCTGA
- the cysT gene encoding sulfate ABC transporter permease subunit CysT has protein sequence MSGALSSALPSSAAPLPRPGNTGVSRRVLPGFHLTLGFSIFYLCLIVLIPLSALAFKTSLLSWEQFWIAVTAPRVMASYRLTFGASLIAALVNLVFGLLVAWVLVRYTFPGKRIVDALVDLPFALPTAVAGISLTALLAGNGWIGQYLEPLGIKLAFTPAGVVIALIFIGLPFVVRTVQPVLEDTEKELEEAATSLGATRLQTFTKVILPSITPALLTGFAMAFARAIGEYGSVIFIAGNMPMISEITPLIIIGKLEQYDFAGATAVALVMLVISFMLLLVINALQAWQRRRGASA, from the coding sequence ATGAGCGGGGCTCTCTCTTCGGCGCTGCCGTCCTCGGCAGCGCCTTTGCCACGTCCGGGCAACACGGGAGTGTCGCGGCGCGTGCTGCCCGGCTTTCATCTCACGCTGGGCTTTTCGATCTTTTATCTCTGCCTGATCGTGCTGATCCCGCTGTCGGCGCTGGCATTCAAGACCTCGTTGCTCAGCTGGGAACAGTTCTGGATCGCAGTGACCGCGCCGCGCGTCATGGCCTCGTACCGGCTGACCTTCGGCGCCTCGCTCATTGCCGCGCTGGTCAACCTGGTCTTCGGACTGCTGGTGGCCTGGGTGCTGGTGCGCTACACGTTCCCGGGCAAGCGCATCGTCGATGCGCTGGTCGACCTCCCGTTCGCGCTGCCCACCGCGGTGGCCGGCATCTCGCTGACCGCGCTGCTCGCCGGCAACGGCTGGATCGGCCAGTATCTCGAACCGCTGGGCATCAAGCTCGCCTTCACGCCCGCCGGCGTGGTGATCGCCCTGATCTTCATCGGCCTGCCGTTCGTGGTGCGCACCGTGCAGCCGGTGCTCGAGGACACCGAGAAGGAGCTGGAGGAGGCCGCCACCAGCCTGGGGGCGACGCGGCTGCAGACCTTCACCAAGGTGATCCTCCCGTCGATCACGCCGGCACTGCTGACCGGCTTTGCCATGGCTTTTGCCCGCGCCATCGGGGAGTACGGCTCGGTGATCTTCATCGCCGGCAACATGCCGATGATCTCGGAGATCACGCCGCTGATCATCATCGGCAAGCTGGAGCAGTATGACTTCGCGGGCGCCACGGCGGTCGCGCTGGTGATGCTGGTGATCTCCTTCATGCTGCTGCTGGTCATCAACGCGCTGCAGGCCTGGCAGCGGCGCCGTGGAGCGTCCGCATGA
- a CDS encoding sulfate ABC transporter substrate-binding protein — protein sequence MTFKKTKTIIAALALAAAAGAASAQTLLNVSYDVAREFYKDYNAAFVAHYKKTTGKDVKIDQSHAGSSAQARAVADGLDADVVTMNTTTDIDFLANAGVVAKDWAKRFPQNAAPTTSTMLFLTRKGNPKGIKDWDDLIKPGIQVVIVNPKTGGNGRYAYLAAWGYVKKKGGTDAQAAEFVGKLFKNVPILARGGRDATTAFLQRNIGDVLITFESEVVSIEREFGAGKADAVYPSISIVAENPVAVVERTVAKKGTAELAKAYLDYLYSDEAQEIAAKHALRPRSEAVLKKHVATFKPLQLFTVQELFGSLGEAQKVHFNDGGQFDKLYTPGGK from the coding sequence ATGACTTTCAAGAAAACGAAGACGATCATTGCCGCCCTGGCGCTGGCGGCCGCCGCTGGTGCCGCATCGGCCCAGACCCTGCTGAACGTGTCCTACGACGTTGCTCGCGAGTTCTACAAGGACTACAACGCGGCCTTCGTGGCGCACTACAAAAAGACAACGGGCAAGGACGTCAAGATCGACCAGTCGCATGCAGGCTCCAGCGCGCAGGCGCGCGCCGTCGCAGACGGCCTCGATGCCGACGTGGTGACCATGAACACCACCACCGACATCGACTTCCTCGCCAACGCCGGCGTGGTCGCGAAGGATTGGGCCAAGCGCTTCCCGCAGAACGCGGCGCCCACCACCTCGACCATGCTGTTCCTCACCCGCAAGGGCAACCCGAAGGGGATCAAGGACTGGGACGATCTCATCAAGCCCGGCATCCAGGTGGTCATCGTCAATCCCAAGACCGGCGGCAACGGACGCTATGCCTATCTTGCCGCTTGGGGCTATGTGAAGAAGAAGGGCGGCACCGATGCGCAGGCCGCCGAGTTCGTGGGCAAGCTGTTCAAGAACGTGCCCATCCTGGCGCGTGGCGGGCGCGACGCGACCACCGCCTTCCTGCAGCGCAACATCGGCGACGTGCTGATCACTTTCGAATCGGAAGTGGTTTCCATCGAGCGCGAGTTCGGCGCCGGGAAGGCCGATGCGGTCTATCCCTCGATCAGCATCGTGGCTGAGAACCCGGTGGCGGTGGTCGAGCGCACGGTTGCCAAGAAGGGCACTGCCGAACTGGCGAAGGCCTATCTCGACTACCTGTATTCCGACGAAGCCCAGGAGATCGCCGCCAAGCACGCGCTGCGCCCGCGCTCGGAGGCGGTGCTCAAGAAGCACGTTGCCACGTTCAAGCCGCTGCAGCTCTTCACCGTGCAGGAACTGTTCGGCAGCCTCGGAGAGGCGCAGAAGGTGCACTTCAACGATGGTGGGCAGTTCGACAAGCTGTATACGCCTGGCGGAAAGTAA
- a CDS encoding RBBP9/YdeN family alpha/beta hydrolase, translating into MSAATIIIVPGWRDSGPGHWQSLWAERMQSAVRVVQDDWVTPRRGAWVAALEKLVLESPEPVVIVAHSVGCIATVHLPEAAAARVRGALLVAPADPERRAALADFAPAPYARLPYRSILVASSNDPYCPVRLAGAYARAWGSEFVRMQNAGHINIDSGHGDWPLGLALLQSLTDESSTPMSDRPPFEPLATL; encoded by the coding sequence GTGAGCGCCGCGACCATCATCATCGTGCCCGGCTGGCGTGACTCCGGCCCGGGCCACTGGCAGAGCCTGTGGGCCGAGCGCATGCAGAGCGCCGTGCGAGTGGTGCAGGACGACTGGGTCACCCCGAGGCGCGGGGCATGGGTGGCCGCGCTCGAGAAGCTGGTGCTGGAAAGTCCCGAGCCCGTGGTGATCGTCGCCCACAGCGTGGGCTGCATTGCGACGGTGCATCTGCCCGAAGCCGCCGCGGCCCGCGTGCGTGGTGCGTTGCTGGTGGCGCCTGCCGACCCCGAACGTCGTGCCGCGCTCGCGGACTTCGCACCCGCGCCCTATGCCAGGTTGCCGTATCGCAGCATCCTGGTGGCCAGCAGCAACGACCCGTATTGCCCGGTGCGCCTGGCTGGTGCCTATGCCCGCGCCTGGGGCAGCGAATTCGTTCGCATGCAAAATGCCGGCCATATCAACATCGATTCGGGACATGGCGACTGGCCCTTGGGGCTGGCGCTGCTCCAGTCGCTGACCGACGAATCCAGCACGCCGATGAGCGACCGTCCCCCCTTCGAACCACTGGCAACCCTATGA
- a CDS encoding LysR family transcriptional regulator: protein MQDLNDMVFFAEVAERGGFAAAGRALGIPKSRLSRRVAELEARLGVQLLQRTTRQLSLTPAGELYLRHSIAMRDAAEAAAEAIAQVQTEPRGLVRISCPITLAQSNFGVLVSQFMLRYPAVQIEMRILNRAVDLIEEGIDLALRVRPVIEDSTTLVAKQFAIARPMLVASPEQLRRQGPVGKLDDLARLDTVAQSASDGRVNWSLEGPGGAMRTVQFKPRYLADDLLTLKFAVVEGVGASILPGYMCKEDLDAGRLVEVLPEWRPPAGILHAVFPSRRALVPAIRKLIDFLDEHAGTEGFELMV, encoded by the coding sequence ATGCAAGATCTCAACGACATGGTTTTCTTCGCCGAGGTGGCTGAGCGTGGCGGCTTTGCCGCCGCTGGGCGAGCCCTTGGCATCCCGAAATCCCGGCTTTCGCGCCGGGTGGCCGAACTGGAAGCACGCCTGGGCGTGCAGCTGCTGCAGCGCACTACCCGGCAGCTCTCGCTGACCCCTGCGGGCGAGCTGTACCTGCGGCACAGCATTGCGATGCGCGATGCCGCCGAGGCCGCGGCCGAAGCCATCGCACAGGTGCAGACCGAGCCGCGCGGGCTGGTGCGCATCAGCTGCCCGATCACCCTCGCGCAGAGCAACTTCGGCGTGCTGGTGTCGCAGTTCATGCTGCGCTATCCGGCGGTGCAGATCGAGATGCGCATCCTGAACCGGGCGGTCGACCTGATCGAGGAGGGCATCGACCTGGCCCTGCGCGTACGGCCGGTCATCGAGGACAGCACCACACTGGTCGCCAAGCAGTTCGCCATCGCTCGGCCCATGCTGGTGGCCAGCCCGGAGCAGTTGCGGCGCCAGGGCCCGGTTGGCAAGTTGGACGATCTCGCGCGCCTGGACACCGTGGCCCAGTCGGCTTCCGACGGACGCGTCAACTGGTCGCTGGAGGGCCCAGGCGGCGCGATGCGCACCGTGCAGTTCAAGCCGCGCTACCTGGCGGACGATTTGCTGACGCTCAAGTTCGCGGTGGTGGAGGGCGTTGGCGCCAGCATCCTGCCGGGCTACATGTGCAAGGAGGACCTCGACGCAGGCCGGCTCGTGGAAGTGCTGCCGGAGTGGAGGCCTCCGGCGGGAATCCTGCATGCGGTGTTTCCATCGCGGCGGGCGCTGGTGCCGGCAATCCGGAAGCTGATCGACTTCCTGGACGAGCACGCCGGAACAGAGGGCTTCGAACTCATGGTCTGA
- a CDS encoding FMN-dependent NADH-azoreductase — MKLLHVDSSVLGTNSVSRQLTAEIVAEWRKNQPETSVEYLDLAVDTPNHFNSDALGIKVGAQANPTEAQRRENAVSERLVSQFLASDVIVIGVPLYNFSVPTQLKAWIDRLAQAGRTFTYTDKGPVGLAGGKTVIVASTRGGIYSTSEGGQALEHQESYLKAIFGFFGITDVRVVRAEGLAMGDALKAAALSAARADIPAATGEAANQDRAALAA, encoded by the coding sequence ATGAAACTGCTGCATGTTGATTCCAGCGTCCTGGGCACCAATTCCGTCTCGCGCCAGCTCACCGCGGAGATCGTGGCCGAATGGCGCAAGAACCAGCCCGAGACAAGCGTCGAGTACCTCGACCTCGCCGTGGACACCCCCAACCACTTCAATTCGGATGCGCTCGGGATCAAGGTCGGCGCGCAAGCCAATCCGACCGAAGCCCAGCGCCGCGAGAACGCTGTATCCGAGCGGCTGGTGAGCCAGTTCCTGGCGTCTGACGTGATCGTGATCGGGGTACCGCTCTACAACTTCAGCGTGCCGACCCAGCTCAAGGCCTGGATCGACCGCCTGGCGCAAGCCGGCCGCACCTTCACCTACACGGACAAGGGCCCGGTCGGCCTGGCGGGCGGCAAGACAGTGATCGTGGCGTCGACCCGTGGCGGCATCTACTCGACGAGCGAAGGCGGCCAGGCGTTGGAACACCAGGAAAGCTACCTGAAGGCCATCTTCGGCTTCTTCGGCATCACCGACGTGCGCGTGGTGCGCGCCGAGGGCCTGGCGATGGGCGATGCGCTCAAGGCCGCTGCGCTGAGCGCCGCGCGTGCCGACATCCCGGCCGCGACGGGCGAAGCCGCGAACCAGGACCGCGCTGCGCTCGCAGCCTGA
- a CDS encoding NADPH-dependent FMN reductase, translating into MSQTRIAVVIGSLRKDSFNRKLAFAIAHLAPSDFTLEHLRIDDLPLYNQDDDGNQAPSVKRLKSEIAAAQGLLFVTPEYNRSMPGVLKNAIDHASRPYGQSAWAGKPAGVIGISVGAIGTALAQQHLRNVLAYLDVPTMGQPEAFIQNKEGLFDDKGHIAEGSKNFLQSWVDTYVAWVKRHGS; encoded by the coding sequence ATGAGCCAGACCCGAATCGCCGTCGTCATCGGCAGCCTGCGCAAGGACTCGTTCAACCGCAAGCTCGCGTTTGCCATCGCGCACCTTGCACCCTCGGACTTCACCCTCGAGCATTTGCGCATCGACGACCTGCCGCTCTACAACCAGGACGATGACGGGAATCAGGCGCCTTCGGTCAAGCGGCTCAAGTCGGAGATCGCGGCCGCGCAGGGCCTGCTTTTCGTGACGCCGGAGTACAACCGGTCCATGCCCGGTGTGCTCAAGAACGCGATCGACCACGCCTCGCGCCCTTATGGGCAGAGCGCGTGGGCCGGCAAGCCGGCTGGCGTGATCGGGATCTCGGTTGGCGCGATCGGCACGGCGCTCGCGCAGCAACATCTGCGTAATGTGCTCGCCTATCTCGACGTGCCCACCATGGGGCAGCCCGAAGCGTTCATCCAGAACAAGGAAGGCTTGTTCGACGACAAGGGCCACATTGCCGAAGGCAGCAAGAACTTCCTCCAGAGCTGGGTGGACACCTATGTGGCCTGGGTCAAGCGTCACGGCAGTTGA
- the epsC gene encoding serine O-acetyltransferase EpsC gives MAGFEVSEIVLALREAREEWRDAQKRSREPGSREFPSRDALAAIVESLKGALFPMRLGPPELRHEGEDFYVGHTLDSALQSLLVQARLELRYNARHQPREASAIDDQAQQAVHDFAAALPAIRRLLDGDVLAAYQGDPAARSVDEVLLCYPGVLAMIHHRLAHQLYGLGLPLLARIVAELAHAQTGIDIHPGAHIDAGFFIDHGTGVVIGETTVIGKRVRLYQAVTLGAKRFPTDPDGNLQKGLPRHPIVEDDVVIYAGATILGRVTLGKGAVIGGNTWITDDVPAGANITQANLQKAGCD, from the coding sequence ATGGCCGGATTCGAAGTGAGTGAGATCGTGCTTGCGCTGCGCGAGGCGCGTGAAGAATGGCGGGACGCCCAGAAGCGCTCGCGCGAGCCGGGCAGCCGCGAGTTTCCGTCGCGCGATGCGCTGGCCGCGATCGTGGAGTCGCTGAAAGGCGCGCTGTTCCCGATGCGCCTCGGCCCGCCCGAACTGCGCCACGAGGGCGAGGACTTCTATGTCGGCCACACGCTCGATTCGGCGCTGCAATCGCTGCTGGTGCAGGCCCGGCTGGAGCTGCGCTACAACGCGCGCCACCAGCCGCGCGAAGCATCCGCCATCGATGACCAGGCGCAGCAGGCGGTGCACGACTTCGCCGCCGCGCTGCCGGCGATCCGTCGGCTGCTCGATGGCGACGTGCTCGCCGCCTACCAGGGCGATCCGGCGGCGCGCAGCGTCGACGAGGTGCTGCTGTGCTACCCCGGCGTTCTCGCGATGATCCACCACCGGCTCGCGCATCAACTCTACGGCCTCGGCCTGCCGCTGCTCGCGCGCATCGTCGCCGAGCTCGCGCATGCGCAGACCGGCATCGACATCCATCCCGGTGCGCACATCGATGCCGGCTTCTTCATCGACCACGGCACCGGCGTCGTGATCGGCGAGACCACCGTGATCGGCAAGCGCGTGCGGCTCTACCAGGCGGTGACACTCGGCGCGAAGCGCTTTCCCACCGACCCGGACGGGAACCTGCAGAAGGGGTTGCCGCGGCATCCGATCGTGGAGGACGACGTGGTGATCTACGCCGGCGCCACCATCCTCGGGCGCGTCACGCTGGGGAAGGGCGCGGTCATCGGCGGCAACACCTGGATCACCGATGACGTGCCGGCCGGCGCCAACATCACCCAGGCGAACCTGCAGAAGGCAGGTTGCGACTAG
- a CDS encoding sulfate ABC transporter substrate-binding protein, producing the protein MSYRRDFIKLSLAAAAAAGIALTALPSFAQSVTLLNVSYDPTRELYVDYNKAFAAYWKGKTGQDVTIKQSHGGSGKQARSIIDGIDADVATLALAGDTNALVTHGGLVKADWQKRLPHNSAPYTSTIVFLVKKGNPKGLKDWDDLAKPGVQVITPNPKTSGGARWNYLAAWEFGKRKYGGDAQAKEFVGKVFKNVPVLDTGARGSTITFVQRGVGDVLLAWENEAFLALKEFGPEKFEIVVPSISILAEPTVTVVDKVVDKKGTRAVAEEYLRYLYSDEGQDIAGRNYYRPTSEKAKAKYDKQFPKLTLFNIDQAFGGWAKADKEHFADGGSFDQIYAPTK; encoded by the coding sequence ATGAGCTATCGCCGCGACTTTATCAAGCTTTCCCTCGCTGCCGCCGCTGCGGCCGGCATCGCCCTCACGGCGTTGCCGTCGTTCGCGCAGAGCGTGACGCTGCTCAACGTCTCCTATGACCCGACCCGCGAGCTCTACGTGGACTACAACAAGGCCTTTGCCGCCTATTGGAAGGGCAAGACCGGCCAGGACGTCACGATCAAGCAGTCGCACGGCGGTTCGGGCAAGCAGGCGCGGTCGATCATCGATGGCATCGATGCGGACGTCGCCACGCTGGCGCTGGCAGGCGACACCAATGCGCTGGTGACGCACGGCGGCCTGGTCAAGGCCGACTGGCAGAAGCGGCTGCCGCACAACTCGGCACCCTACACCTCCACCATCGTCTTCCTGGTGAAGAAGGGCAACCCCAAGGGCCTGAAGGATTGGGACGACCTCGCCAAGCCCGGGGTGCAGGTGATCACCCCCAATCCCAAGACCTCGGGCGGCGCGCGCTGGAACTACCTGGCGGCTTGGGAGTTCGGCAAGCGCAAGTACGGCGGCGATGCCCAGGCCAAGGAGTTCGTGGGCAAGGTCTTCAAGAATGTGCCGGTGCTCGACACGGGCGCGCGCGGCTCCACCATCACCTTCGTCCAGCGCGGCGTGGGCGACGTGCTGCTCGCATGGGAGAACGAGGCCTTCCTGGCGCTGAAGGAGTTCGGCCCCGAGAAGTTCGAGATCGTGGTGCCCTCGATCAGCATCCTGGCCGAGCCCACCGTGACAGTGGTTGACAAGGTGGTCGACAAGAAGGGCACCCGCGCCGTGGCGGAGGAGTACCTGAGGTACCTCTACTCCGACGAAGGCCAGGACATTGCGGGCCGCAACTACTACCGCCCGACCTCCGAGAAGGCGAAAGCCAAGTACGACAAGCAGTTCCCGAAGCTCACCCTCTTCAACATCGACCAGGCCTTCGGCGGGTGGGCCAAGGCGGACAAGGAGCACTTCGCCGACGGCGGCTCCTTCGACCAGATCTACGCACCCACGAAGTGA
- a CDS encoding oxidative damage protection protein, protein MARMVQCIKLGKEAEGLDFPPYPGELGKRIWESVSKEAWAAWLKQQTMLVNENRLNLADARARQYLARQMEKHFFGEGADTAQGYVPPAD, encoded by the coding sequence ATGGCACGCATGGTCCAGTGCATCAAGCTCGGCAAAGAGGCCGAGGGGCTCGATTTCCCGCCCTACCCTGGTGAACTCGGCAAGCGCATCTGGGAAAGCGTCAGCAAGGAAGCCTGGGCTGCCTGGCTCAAGCAGCAGACCATGCTGGTCAACGAGAACCGGCTGAACCTGGCCGATGCCCGCGCCCGCCAGTACCTGGCACGCCAGATGGAAAAGCATTTCTTCGGCGAAGGCGCCGACACTGCCCAAGGCTACGTGCCCCCCGCAGACTGA
- the mnmC gene encoding FAD-dependent 5-carboxymethylaminomethyl-2-thiouridine(34) oxidoreductase MnmC, with protein sequence MAEPVTWGAEGVPHSARFGDIYHSESGALAQARHVFLGGCGLPAAWAGQSQWRILETGFGLGISFLTSWQAWREDPRRPGLLHFVSIEAHPVGREDLLRAAASHPELAPLAEALAAQWCGLLPGFHRLVFEGGRLLLTLCVGDVQAMLRAQHRFDADSIFLDGFSPERNPQMWSAETLKAVARFARRGTRLATWSVSRPVRDALAPCGFRLHKAPGLPPKRDCLQGVFDPSWPLRRQAQGPEVVPAPGRCAVIGAGLAGAAVAASLARRGWQVQVLEAGLHPAAGASGLPAGVLAPHVSPDDALLSRLIRAGVRATWEQAAMLLAEGTDWRASGVLERRGAGLARLPEGWSADGPNESWHASPEQLREAGLPADATAIWHARAGWVRPARLVEAWLREPGIYVRTGSRVARIEASSRAVGPWVLRDPEGMLLAEADRVVIAAGHQSAALAPAMPLQPVRGQVAWGRMAEGLRLPPMPINGDGHLIAHVPDPAGALWLTGATFDRDEDELGLRGQDTESNRQRLARLHPEAARQLAPLFGRGELQAWAGVRCASGDRRPLVGPLSPDAPAGVWLCTAMGSRGLSFAALCAELLAARWHGEPLALPASQARALDAQRGPAGRRHNAPSA encoded by the coding sequence ATGGCCGAGCCGGTCACCTGGGGCGCCGAGGGCGTGCCGCACAGCGCGCGCTTCGGCGACATCTATCATTCCGAAAGCGGTGCCTTGGCGCAGGCCCGGCATGTGTTCCTGGGCGGCTGCGGGCTGCCCGCGGCCTGGGCCGGCCAGTCGCAATGGCGAATTCTCGAAACCGGGTTCGGACTCGGCATTTCATTCCTGACAAGCTGGCAGGCTTGGCGCGAAGACCCTCGACGACCCGGGTTGCTGCACTTCGTCTCGATTGAGGCCCACCCGGTCGGGCGCGAGGATCTCCTGCGAGCCGCGGCAAGCCATCCCGAGCTCGCCCCGCTGGCCGAGGCGCTGGCGGCGCAGTGGTGCGGCCTGCTGCCGGGCTTTCACCGCCTGGTCTTCGAAGGTGGGCGCCTGCTGCTCACCCTCTGCGTCGGCGATGTGCAGGCCATGCTGCGGGCGCAGCATCGCTTCGACGCCGACAGCATCTTCCTGGATGGCTTCAGCCCGGAACGCAATCCGCAAATGTGGTCGGCCGAGACGCTCAAGGCTGTGGCCCGCTTTGCGCGCCGCGGGACGCGGCTGGCAACCTGGAGCGTGTCGCGGCCGGTGCGCGATGCACTGGCGCCCTGCGGCTTTCGGCTGCACAAGGCGCCCGGCCTGCCGCCCAAGCGCGACTGCCTGCAAGGCGTGTTCGATCCGTCGTGGCCTTTGCGGCGGCAAGCCCAGGGCCCGGAGGTGGTCCCGGCGCCGGGCCGCTGCGCCGTGATCGGTGCCGGGCTCGCCGGCGCTGCCGTTGCTGCGAGCCTGGCCCGGCGCGGCTGGCAGGTGCAAGTGCTGGAAGCCGGGCTGCATCCCGCAGCCGGCGCCTCGGGCCTGCCGGCCGGCGTGCTCGCGCCGCATGTCTCGCCTGACGACGCCCTGCTCTCGAGGCTGATCCGCGCGGGCGTGCGCGCCACCTGGGAACAGGCCGCGATGCTGCTGGCCGAAGGTACCGACTGGCGCGCAAGCGGCGTGCTCGAGCGGCGCGGCGCCGGGCTGGCCCGCCTGCCGGAAGGCTGGAGCGCCGACGGGCCCAACGAGTCCTGGCATGCCTCGCCCGAGCAATTGCGCGAGGCCGGCCTGCCCGCTGATGCCACCGCCATCTGGCACGCACGTGCCGGCTGGGTGCGGCCGGCGCGGCTGGTCGAGGCCTGGCTGCGTGAGCCCGGCATCTACGTCCGGACGGGCAGCCGCGTCGCCCGGATCGAGGCTTCGTCACGGGCCGTGGGACCCTGGGTTTTGCGCGACCCAGAAGGCATGTTGCTGGCCGAAGCGGATCGGGTCGTGATCGCAGCCGGCCACCAGAGTGCAGCACTCGCGCCGGCGATGCCGCTGCAGCCGGTGCGTGGCCAGGTCGCCTGGGGACGCATGGCCGAGGGCCTGCGCCTGCCCCCGATGCCGATCAACGGCGACGGCCATCTGATTGCGCACGTGCCCGATCCCGCTGGGGCGCTCTGGCTCACCGGCGCCACTTTCGATCGCGACGAAGACGAACTCGGGCTTCGCGGCCAAGACACCGAATCCAATCGCCAGCGGCTCGCGCGCCTGCACCCCGAGGCCGCACGGCAGCTCGCGCCGCTCTTCGGACGCGGCGAGCTGCAGGCCTGGGCCGGCGTGCGCTGCGCCTCCGGCGACCGACGCCCCCTCGTCGGCCCGCTCAGCCCGGATGCGCCGGCTGGCGTCTGGCTGTGCACCGCGATGGGGTCGCGCGGACTCAGCTTCGCCGCGCTCTGCGCCGAGCTCCTGGCGGCGCGCTGGCATGGCGAGCCTCTGGCGCTGCCGGCATCGCAGGCCCGGGCGCTCGATGCGCAGCGCGGGCCTGCGGGTCGGCGCCACAATGCGCCATCGGCCTGA
- a CDS encoding transglutaminase family protein, whose protein sequence is MAIRYDISHTTLYRYKEPVRFGLHRVMFRPRDSHDLRVLATDLQVSPEAHVRMIQDPNSNSIALVQPMGEATELRIVCSFAIEHVAAPPDVLTLEPMAEYLPFAYSVQDRLDLEHYLRPHHDDPEGTLIRWAHQFLHIDKPNGTLEVLTRMNAHIGQSLQYSARDEEGTQTPLETLALGSGSCRDYALLMMEAARRLGVATRFVSGYLYDAALDEGEAAPGEMITGAGATHAWLHAYLPGAGWVAFDPTNNLLMGSGQLIRVGVARDPALAAPISGSWFGKAEAYEGLEATVQVRRSAG, encoded by the coding sequence ATGGCCATCCGCTACGACATCAGCCACACCACCCTCTACCGCTACAAGGAGCCGGTGCGCTTCGGCCTGCACCGCGTGATGTTCAGGCCGCGCGACAGCCACGACCTGCGCGTGCTCGCCACAGACCTGCAGGTCAGCCCCGAGGCGCATGTGCGCATGATCCAGGACCCGAATTCCAACTCCATCGCGCTGGTGCAGCCGATGGGCGAGGCAACGGAGCTGCGCATCGTGTGCTCGTTCGCCATCGAGCATGTTGCGGCCCCGCCCGACGTGCTCACGCTGGAGCCGATGGCCGAATACCTGCCCTTCGCCTACTCTGTGCAGGATCGGCTGGACCTGGAGCACTACCTGCGGCCGCACCACGACGACCCCGAAGGCACGCTGATCCGCTGGGCCCACCAGTTCCTGCACATCGACAAGCCCAACGGGACGCTCGAGGTCCTGACCCGCATGAACGCGCACATCGGCCAGAGCCTGCAGTACTCGGCGCGCGACGAAGAAGGCACACAGACACCGCTGGAGACGCTGGCGCTGGGCAGCGGCAGTTGCCGCGACTATGCGCTGCTGATGATGGAGGCGGCGCGCCGGCTCGGCGTCGCGACACGCTTCGTCTCCGGCTATCTTTACGACGCCGCGCTCGACGAGGGCGAAGCCGCTCCGGGCGAAATGATCACCGGTGCCGGCGCCACCCACGCCTGGCTGCACGCCTACCTCCCGGGTGCCGGCTGGGTCGCCTTCGATCCGACCAACAACCTGTTGATGGGGAGCGGGCAATTGATCCGCGTCGGCGTTGCGCGTGACCCTGCCCTTGCCGCGCCCATCAGTGGGAGCTGGTTCGGCAAAGCCGAAGCCTACGAGGGCCTGGAGGCCACGGTGCAGGTGCGGCGCAGCGCCGGCTGA